One segment of Candidatus Cloacimonadota bacterium DNA contains the following:
- a CDS encoding glycosyltransferase, with protein MTISPSSLLPFPFISMIIPAYNRADEIKEFLSSLVLQTSKEFEVIIVDDGSTDNIKEVVDSFKNQLDLRYFFQKNTGPGAARNNGMDKAKGDVFVFIDSDCTVPVDYVENLVTHLESEDFDFFGGPDTYREDFPPFLKAVNYSMTSFIGTGGTRGSSGKSVGKYYPRSFNMGIKREVYEKVGGMNSLRHGQDMDFSNRIFKAGFKAKYLPDVFVYHKRRTSFRRFFKQIFNWGVTRVNLGKLDKKMLKPVHCLPSVIVTGYFLSLIFAILFSLIAYLFLFENICLLLVGGFVLIQSSREYQSLKVGLLSVVTIFTQIFAYGIGLFVGVIKSIFQKEKFVNGFTKKYYK; from the coding sequence ATGACCATTTCTCCGTCCTCCCTTCTCCCTTTTCCCTTTATTTCCATGATCATTCCGGCTTACAACCGCGCTGATGAAATAAAAGAATTTCTCTCTTCGCTCGTTTTGCAAACTAGCAAAGAATTTGAAGTCATTATTGTGGATGATGGCTCCACGGATAATATCAAAGAAGTAGTAGATTCGTTTAAAAACCAATTAGACCTAAGATACTTTTTTCAAAAGAATACCGGACCGGGTGCTGCAAGAAATAACGGGATGGATAAAGCAAAAGGGGATGTTTTTGTTTTCATAGATTCGGATTGTACGGTGCCGGTGGATTATGTTGAAAATCTGGTAACCCATCTTGAATCGGAAGATTTTGATTTTTTTGGTGGACCGGATACATATCGTGAAGATTTTCCCCCTTTTCTAAAAGCTGTGAACTACTCAATGACATCGTTTATCGGAACCGGCGGAACCAGAGGGAGTTCGGGGAAATCGGTAGGCAAATATTATCCTCGTAGTTTTAATATGGGGATCAAAAGAGAGGTGTATGAAAAAGTGGGAGGAATGAATTCTCTGCGGCACGGGCAGGACATGGATTTTTCAAATCGTATTTTCAAAGCCGGATTTAAAGCGAAATATCTGCCGGATGTATTTGTATATCACAAAAGAAGAACTTCATTTAGAAGATTTTTTAAGCAAATTTTTAATTGGGGAGTAACGAGGGTAAATTTGGGAAAGTTAGATAAAAAAATGTTGAAACCGGTTCATTGTTTGCCAAGCGTCATCGTAACCGGATATTTTCTTAGTTTGATTTTTGCAATTTTGTTTTCACTGATTGCTTATCTTTTTCTTTTTGAAAATATTTGTCTTTTATTAGTCGGGGGATTCGTTTTAATTCAATCAAGCAGGGAATATCAGTCTCTTAAAGTCGGTCTGCTTTCGGTTGTTACGATATTTACACAAATTTTTGCCTACGGAATCGGTTTGTTTGTTGGGGTAATAAAATCAATTTTCCAGAAAGAAAAATTTGTGAATGGTTTTACGAAGAAATATTATAAATAG
- a CDS encoding four helix bundle protein — translation MKKIEKFEDLEVWQEGMRMVIDIYKNLADCKDYSLRDQIQRAAVSIPSNISEGYDRQSNKEYVHFLYIARGSSAELRTQLYIALKLDFLTKIDAFELIDRTRKMSAMLFNLIKVRKEKFS, via the coding sequence ATGAAAAAAATTGAGAAGTTTGAAGATTTGGAAGTATGGCAAGAAGGGATGAGAATGGTGATAGATATTTATAAAAATTTAGCAGATTGTAAAGATTATAGCTTGCGAGACCAAATACAAAGGGCTGCTGTATCAATTCCGTCAAACATATCCGAGGGGTATGACAGACAATCAAACAAGGAATATGTTCATTTTTTGTATATTGCACGAGGATCTTCTGCAGAATTGCGAACTCAACTATACATTGCCTTAAAACTTGATTTTCTTACAAAAATTGACGCTTTTGAACTTATTGATAGAACGCGTAAAATGTCTGCAATGCTGTTTAATCTGATAAAAGTTAGAAAAGAAAAGTTTTCATGA